The genomic interval CTCTTTTCTGTCCGCAATTCCCATGGCTTACTAAAAAACACAGTTTACTTTCTAAACGTAGTTTATCAAATTAGGGATAGGCCGTCAAGGGGTTTTTTATGATGAGGAACGTCACCGCGCGTCTTACTGGCGTAGAGATCATGAAGCGCGGGGGATACGAGTGCGACTTTTTTCGATCCTCTCAATCTAAATATCGGATCTTCATGTCTAGCGGCTGTTTTTGTGGTCCCGCGCCGGGCTTCGCGGCATAACCGACAGGAACCACGGCCATGAATTCTCCGTCTGGCTCTCCGAGGAATCGGAGGAGGTCATCCTTGATAAGGTAGAGAATTCCGAGCCATACCGTCGAGAGCCCGATCGATGTTGCCGCCAGCAGCAGGTTCTCGACGGCAGCCGCGGAACTCTGGATTTCCATGGTGCGGAAAAAATCCTGAGCCAGATCCTTTTCAACTCTAAAGAGCTCTGTGCCGTGCCTAATGAGATCGCCGGTATTGGCGATGGCGATGACAACGGGCGCTCCCGCGACCGACCTCGCGGCCATGCGGAGAAGGGCCGATGCCGGGCGCGGAAATCCCTCCGATCTGGATGAGACGAGATTAGCCAGTTCCTGCTTCTTCCTGTGTCGCAAGACGACAAACCGCCAGGATTGCTGGTTGTGAGCGGAAGGCGCCTCATTCGCAGCCTTAAGCAAGACTTGTATCTGGTCGTCAGATACTTCTTGTTTCGTAAAAGACCT from Thermodesulfovibrionales bacterium carries:
- a CDS encoding nitroreductase family protein yields the protein MTPIDSVFLPNDTLQTIRRRHSSRSFTKQEVSDDQIQVLLKAANEAPSAHNQQSWRFVVLRHRKKQELANLVSSRSEGFPRPASALLRMAARSVAGAPVVIAIANTGDLIRHGTELFRVEKDLAQDFFRTMEIQSSAAAVENLLLAATSIGLSTVWLGILYLIKDDLLRFLGEPDGEFMAVVPVGYAAKPGAGPQKQPLDMKIRYLD